The Saccharomyces mikatae IFO 1815 strain IFO1815 genome assembly, chromosome: 11 genome has a segment encoding these proteins:
- the SMKI11G2470 gene encoding uncharacterized protein (similar to Saccharomyces cerevisiae YKR041W; ancestral locus Anc_1.243), producing MSGDDYLTSDDDNDVEKSYARPIFLRKRKGEHHAKTSGDEEEDHHPWVRSVNLPQPQNKDTQNTTIRLVPMTMDRPKCQRRKKKRKITSTISHDTALFEYGESIAGYKCVMTESQKTRLKQRDENKSTSESEVDVFAFDQSEDPEVKVETEENYVRAIRQYWHMSKGDPAILPLPDAPTMSDVSFDTINEHNVEQFYTLSSALMGAKRLDLIRRDRIRWHPDKHRYHKPKVTKLFQAINGLWEQEKRKKQE from the coding sequence ATGAGTGGTGACGATTACTTGACCAGCGATGATGACAATGACGTTGAAAAGAGTTACGCAAGGCCCATCTTTTTGAGAAAACGTAAGGGTGAACACCACGCTAAAACTAGCGgagacgaagaagaagaccaCCACCCATGGGTTAGGTCCGTAAACCTACCGCAGCCCCAAAACAAAGACACGCAAAATACCACTATACGGCTGGTACCGATGACGATGGACAGGCCGAAGTGCCAACgcagaaaaaagaaaagaaaaatcacTAGCACAATTAGTCATGACACTGCGCTTTTCGAGTACGGTGAAAGCATAGCAGGTTACAAGTGCGTCATGACCGAGAGCCAGAAAACACGCCTGAAACAAAGagatgaaaacaaaagtaCTAGTGAAAGCGAAGTGGACGTTTTCGCCTTTGACCAGTCAGAAGACCCAGAAGTTAAAGTCGAAACCGAAGAAAATTACGTGAGAGCCATCCGGCAATACTGGCACATGTCCAAAGGAGATCCGGCCATCTTGCCGCTGCCAGACGCGCCTACAATGAGCGATGTTAGCTTTGATACGATCAACGAACACAACGTAGAACAATTCTACACATTGAGCAGTGCGTTGATGGGAGCAAAACGTCTAGACCTGATCCGCCGCGATAGAATCCGGTGGCACCCGGACAAGCACCGTTATCATAAACCGAAAGTTACAAAACTGTTTCAAGCCATCAATGGCCTGTGGgagcaagaaaagaggaagaaacaGGAATAA
- the SHB17 gene encoding sedoheptulose-bisphosphatase (similar to Saccharomyces cerevisiae SHB17 (YKR043C); ancestral locus Anc_1.240), which produces MPSLTPRCIIVRHGQTEWSKSGQYTGLTDLPLTPYGEGQMLRTGESIFRNNQFLNPDNITYIFTSPRLRARQTVDLVLKPLSDEQRAKIRVVVDEDLREWEYGDYEGMLTQEIIELRKSRGLDQERPWNIWRDGCENGETTQQIGLRLSRAISRIQNLHRKHQSEGRASDIMVFAHGHALRYFAAIWFGLGVQKKCETTEEIQNVKSYNDDTVPYVKLESYRHLVDNPCFLLDAGGIGVLSYAHHNIDEPALELAGPFVSPPEEESQHGDV; this is translated from the coding sequence ATGCCTTCTCTAACCCCCAGATGTATTATTGTGAGACACGGACAAACTGAATGGTCGAAGTCGGGCCAATATACCGGTTTAACAGATCTACCATTGACACCCTACGGTGAAGGCCAGATGTTAAGAACCGGTGAGAGTATTTTCCGCAATAACCAGTTCTTAAACCCAGATAACATCACTTATATTTTTACCTCACCACGTTTGCGTGCCAGACAAACCGTGGATTTGGTTTTGAAGCCGTTGAGCGACGAACAAAGAGCCAAGATCCGTGTGGTAGTGGATGAGGACTTGCGGGAATGGGAATACGGTGACTACGAAGGGATGCTAACTCAGGAAATCATTGAGTTGAGAAAGTCGCGTGGTTTGGACCAAGAGAGGCCATGGAATATCTGGAGAGACGGTTGTGAGAATGGTGAGACTACTCAGCAAATTGGGTTGAGGCTATCCCGTGCAATTTCTAGGATCCAGAACTTGCACCGCAAACACCAGAGCGAGGGCAGAGCATCTGACATTATGGTTTTTGCGCATGGCCATGCATTGCGCTACTTTGCTGCTATCTGGTTTGGACTGGGCGTGCAAAAGAAGTGTGAGACGACTGAAGAGATCCAGAACGTCAAGTCCTACAATGACGACACGGTTCCATACGTGAAGTTGGAATCTTACAGACATTTGGTAGACAATCCGTGTTTCTTGCTGGACGCCGGTGGAATTGGAGTTTTGTCATATGCACACCACAACATTGACGAACCTGCATTGGAACTAGCGGGCCCATTTGTCTCACCACCGGAGGAGGAATCCCAGCATGGCGACGTCTGA
- the UTH1 gene encoding SUN family protein UTH1 (similar to Saccharomyces cerevisiae NCA3 (YJL116C) and UTH1 (YKR042W); ancestral locus Anc_1.241), giving the protein MKLSALLALSASSVVLAAPAVHHSDNHHHNDKRAVVTVTQYVNADGAVVIPAATSATSAASNGKVESVAAATTTLSATAATTSAAASSSSSSSSSSSSSSVGSGDFKDGTISCSDFPSGQGAVSLDWLGLGGWASIMDMDGNTATSCQDGYYCSYACSPGYAKTQWPSEQPSDGRSVGGLYCKNGKLYRSNTDASGLCEEGQGSAQVVNKVSGSIAICGTDYPGSENMVVPTVVGAGSTQPINVIKEDSYYQWQGKKTSAQYYVNNAGVSVEDGCIWGTEGSGVGNWAPVVLGAGYTDGITYLSIIPNPNNKDTPNFNIKIVATDGSSVNGACSYENGVYTGSGSDGCTVSVTSGSANFVFY; this is encoded by the coding sequence ATGAAATTGTCTGCCCTATTAGCTTTATCAGCCTCCAGCGTGGTTTTAGCAGCCCCAGCTGTCCACCATAGCGACAATCACCATCACAACGACAAGCGTGCCGTTGTGACCGTTACTCAGTACGTCAACGCGGACGGCGCTGTTGTTATTCCAGCGGCAACCTCTGCTACTTCTGCCGCTAGCAACGGCAAGGTCGAGTCTGTAGCAGCAGCCACCACCACTTTGTCTGCCACGGCTGCAACTACATCTGCAGCAGCCTCGTCCTCGTCCTCGTCCTCGTCCTCGTCTTCGTCCTCGTCTGTTGGTTCTGGAGATTTCAAAGACGGTACCATTTCCTGTTCTGACTTTCCATCTGGCCAAGGTGCTGTCTCTTTGGATTGGTTAGGTTTGGGCGGCTGGGCTTCCATCATGGACATGGACGGTAACACAGCCACCTCCTGTCAAGATGGATACTACTGTTCTTATGCTTGTTCTCCAGGCTACGCCAAAACTCAATGGCCTTCTGAGCAACCTTCTGATGGTAGATCCGTTGGTGGTCTGTACTGTAAGAACGGCAAGTTGTACCGTTCCAACACCGACGCCAGCGGGCTGTGTGAGGAAGGTCAAGGTTCTGCCCAAGTTGTCAACAAGGTTTCTGGCTCGATTGCTATTTGTGGTACGGACTATCCAGGTTCCGAAAATATGGTCGTTCCTACTGTTGTTGGCGCTGGTTCCACCCAACCAATCAACGTCATCAAGGAGGACTCTTACTATCAATGGCAAGGTAAGAAGACTTCTGCCCAATACTACGTCAACAACGCCGGTGTCTCTGTGGAAGATGGGTGTATTTGGGGTACTGAAGGCTCCGGTGTCGGTAACTGGGCCCCAGTTGTCTTGGGCGCTGGTTACACTGATGGTATCACTTACTTGTCCATTATTCCAAACCCAAACAACAAGGATACCCCAAATTTCAACATCAAGATTGTGGCTACTGACGGCTCCTCCGTCAATGGTGCCTGCTCTTATGAAAATGGTGTTTACACTGGCTCCGGCTCTGACGGTTGTACCGTTTCCGTCACCTCCGGCTCTGCTAACTTTGTCTTTTACTAA
- the UIP5 gene encoding Uip5p (similar to Saccharomyces cerevisiae UIP5 (YKR044W); ancestral locus Anc_1.239), translating into MTRGARAEKLAISLLVLSLFLIFQLLTRSYVNSSDGYDTDASPFTRRRSHVTRVCNHDASLSIPYLDKINQFWHVGGATQIRNTQSIKLTQDRDQHKHGLVLSNGIGDNTINDFEIVYKFRITHDATTQLVGDGMCFAITPENGFITQDLKSSYAKRQYMINSHGVIGDDTDLMGFPKNLPGLFIVLDTYRNQGQDRRDVPFMDVFLNVAPESDWYDINSDGELSTSLRLNTKGHIKLKKKALWNEVTNLRVIYLESISFLKIDIQYAKEGNYWIELFQTTENLYLPKNIHTGQRYIGCSALNGQLTETVELLDVTTSEFHWNDKDESIEDTYDYAKEAELFLEQEFGEVLDREPDEFTKWKMIKAQPNVRAKPQLTEQRTPSQPPSKLFRAVLALLHYSEVLLLIIGVYIISVCIRVFQKRFKKIRFRRQRAGSHSVGLLPM; encoded by the coding sequence ATGACAAGAGGTGCAAGGGCTGAGAAACTGGCCATATCGCTGTTGGTCCtatcattgtttttgatattcCAATTATTGACCAGGTCTTACGTCAACAGTAGTGATGGGTACGATACAGATGCAAGTCCCTTTACAAGAAGGAGGTCTCATGTAACACGAGTGTGCAATCACGATGCGAGTTTATCTATTCCGTATCTGGACAAGATCAACCAGTTTTGGCATGTAGGGGGCGCCACACAGATTAGAAATACTCAGTCGATCAAGCTAACACAGGATCGTGACCAGCACAAACATGGCCTAGTATTATCGAACGGGATTGGCGATAATACCATCAATGACTTCGAAATAGTTTACAAGTTCAGGATTACCCACGACGCGACTACACAACTTGTGGGTGATGGGATGTGCTTCGCCATTACGCCTGAAAATGGGTTTATCACACAGGATTTGAAGTCGTCTTATGCGAAAAGGCAATACATGATTAATTCTCATGGCGTCATTGGCGATGACACAGACCTCATGGGGTTCCCAAAGAACTTACCTGGCCTATTTATTGTCTTAGACACATATCGAAACCAGGGCCAGGATCGCAGGGATGTGCCATTTATGGATGTCTTTCTGAATGTGGCTCCAGAAAGCGATTGGTACGATATTAACAGTGATGGCGAACTAAGCACATCGCTACGACTAAACACAAAGGGCCACATCAaactcaagaaaaaagccCTATGGAATGAAGTCACAAACTTAAGGGTGATATACCTAGAAAGTATAAGCTTCTTAAAAATTGACATCCAATACGCCAAAGAGGGCAACTACTGGATCGAGTTATTCCAAACAACCGAGAACCTGTACTTACCCAAGAACATACATACCGGACAAAGATACATCGGTTGTAGTGCATTGAATGGCCAGTTAACCGAGACCGTGGAGCTACTGGACGTAACTACTAGCGAATTCCACTGGAACGACAAGGACGAATCCATCGAGGACACCTATGATTATGCGAAGGAAGCTGAGTTATTCTTGGAGCAGGAGTTTGGGGAGGTCTTGGACAGGGAACCCGATGAGTTCACCAAGTGGAAAATGATCAAAGCTCAACCCAACGTTAGGGCCAAGCCACAGCTAACTGAACAGCGCACTCCGAGCCAGCCTCCTTCCAAACTGTTTAGAGCGGTGCTGGCACTTCTGCATTATAGCGAGGTTTTATTGTTAATCATTGGCGTTTATATAATTTCTGTTTGCATAAGAGTTTTCCAAAAGAggttcaaaaaaattagatTCAGAAGACAAAGAGCAGGCTCGCATTCTGTGGGGCTATTGCCCATGTAG
- the PLN1 gene encoding Pln1p (similar to Saccharomyces cerevisiae PET10 (YKR046C); ancestral locus Anc_1.236): protein MSESSVSSSKPSVELPQATWSHLQRYPALSKFIKYAESLPPVERLISFNLVVLGSVNQWVSESSNSPHLVKKVVAAGKDGAFKLDELVNLLVFKEGVDGLLYGWKSHSNTPGFWLVWFFVDYVANISNTLLREFLIKPLHLQGSTASKEIGSSGEENKITDTSSLPHVAELSSTTRSMSHEIQSKVKSNYIDPTKDLAKEKYDSIVKPTTDKLQSVYIDPTKSRLNETYQRFTTVYENNLSKSESVPKAIVSTGLDLGNATIEKLKASREEQANSKPAAVST, encoded by the coding sequence ATGTCCGAATCATCTGTGTCATCATCTAAACCATCTGTGGAATTGCCACAAGCCACCTGGTCGCATCTGCAAAGATACCCAGCTTTGTCCAAGTTTATCAAATATGCAGAATCTCTGCCACCGGTGGAGAGACTAATCTCCTTCAATCTCGTTGTTTTGGGGTCTGTAAATCAGTGGGTTTCCGAGTCGTCCAACTCTCCCCACCTGGTGAAGAAggttgttgctgctggaAAAGACGGTGCTTTCAAATTGGACGAGTTGGTCAACCTCTTGGTGTTCAAAGAGGGTGTTGACGGCTTGTTGTACGGCTGGAAGTCTCATTCCAACACGCCAGGTTTCTGGCTGGTGTGGTTCTTTGTCGACTACGTCGCCAACATCTCCAACACTTTGTTAAGGGAGTTCCTGATCAAGCCACTGCATTTGCAAGGTTCTACTGCATCGAAGGAGATTGGCTCCTCCGGTGAGGAAAATAAGATCACTGACACCTCTTCTTTGCCCCACGTGGCAGAGCTGTCTTCAACCACCAGAAGTATGTCGCACGAGATTCAATCCAAGGTCAAGTCCAATTACATCGACCCAACCAAGGACTTGGCCAAAGAAAAGTACGACTCTATAGTGAAGCCCACCACTGATAAGTTGCAGTCCGTGTACATAGACCCAACAAAGTCTAGGCTGAACGAGACCTACCAACGCTTCACTACTGTGTACGAGAACAACTTGAGTAAGTCCGAAAGCGTTCCTAAAGCCATTGTATCCACTGGCTTGGATCTCGGCAATGCCACCATAGAGAAGCTAAAGGCCTCAAGAGAGGAACAAGCCAATTCCAAACCAGCGGCCGTTTCAACCTAA
- the GAP1 gene encoding amino acid permease GAP1 (similar to Saccharomyces cerevisiae GAP1 (YKR039W); ancestral locus Anc_1.244), with protein sequence MSNTSSYEKNNPENLKYNGITIDSEFLTQEPITIPSNGSAASAEEAGSGSKWQDFKDSFKRVEPIAVDPNLTEAEKVAIVTAQTPLKHHLKNRHLQMIAIGGAIGTGLLVGSGTALRTGGPASLLIGWGSTGTMIYAMVMALGELAVIFPISGGFTTYATRFIDESFGYANNFNYMLQWLVVLPLEIVSASITVNFWGTDPKYRDGFVALFWVVIVIINMFGVKGYGEAEFVFSFIKVITVVGFIILGIILNCGGGPEGGYIGGKYWHDPGAFAGDTPGAKFKGVCSVFVTSAFSFAGSELVGLAASESVEPRKSVPKAAKQVFWRITLFYILSLLMIGLLVPYNDKNLIGASSVDAAASPFVIAIKTHGIKGLPSVVNVVILIAVLSVGNSAIYACSRTMVALAEQRFLPQIFAYVDRKGRPLVGIGVTSAFGLIAFVAASKKEGDVFNWLLALSGLSSLFTWGGICICHIRFRKALTAQGRDLDELSFKSPTGVWGSYWGLFMVVIMFIAQFYVALFPVGGSPSAEGFFEAYLSFPLVMAMYIGHKIYKRNWKFFIPAEEMDIDTGRREVDLELLKQEIAEEKAIMATKPRWYRIWNFWC encoded by the coding sequence atgagTAATACTTCATCGTACGAGAAGAATAATccagaaaatttgaagtaCAATGGTATTACCATAGATTCTGAATTTTTAACTCAGGAACCAATAACCATTCCTTCAAATGGGTCCGCAGCTTCCGCAGAGGAAGCAGGTTCAGGATCTAAGTGGCAGGATTTTAAAGATTCGTTTAAGAGGGTAGAACCTATTGCTGTTGATCCTAATCTTACGGAGGCTGAAAAGGTGGCAATTGTCACTGCACAAACTCCATTGAAGCACCACTTGAAAAATAGACATTTGCAAATGATTGCCATCGGTGGTGCCATCGGTACTGGTCTGCTGGTTGGGTCAGGTACCGCGCTAAGAACAGGTGGTCCCGCCTCTCTGTTGATTGGATGGGGGTCTACAGGTACCATGATTTACGCTATGGTTATGGCTCTGGGTGAGTTAGCTGTGATTTTCCCGATTTCCGGTGGGTTTACAACGTATGCTACTAGATTTATTGATGAATCCTTTGGTTATGCTAATAACTTCAATTATATGTTACAATGGTTGGTTGTGCTGCCCTTGGAAATTGTTTCTGCATCCATTACTGTAAATTTCTGGGGTACGGATCCAAAATATAGAGATGGGTTTGTCGCACTCTTTTGGGTGGTAATTGTTATTATCAATATGTTTGGTGTGAAAGGTTATGGTGAAGCagaatttgttttttcattcattaaGGTCATCACTGTGGTAGGGTTCATTATTTTAGGTATTATTCTAAATTGTGGTGGTGGGCCAGAAGGTGGTTATATTGGTGGTAAGTACTGGCATGATCCTGGTGCCTTTGCTGGTGACACCCCTGGTGCTAAATTTAAAGGTGTTTGTTCCGTTTTCGTTACTTctgccttttcttttgctggTTCAGAATTGGTTGGTCTTGCCGCCAGTGAATCTGTAGAACCAAGAAAATCCGTTCCTAAGGCTGCTAAGCAAGTTTTCTGGAGAATCACcttattttatattctgTCACTATTAATGATCGGTCTTCTTGTCCCATACAACGATAAAAATTTGATCGGCGCCTCTTCTGTGGATGCTGCTGCTTCACCTTTCGTCATCGCAATTAAAACTCACGGTATTAAAGGTTTGCCAAGTGTTGTTAACGTGGTTATCCTAATTGCTGTGTTATCTGTTGGTAATTCTGCCATATATGCATGCTCCAGAACAATGGTTGCTCTAGCTGAACAACGATTCCTACCACAAATCTTCGCCTATGTCGACCGTAAGGGTAGACCATTAGTAGGGATTGGCGTTACCTCTGCATTCGGTCTTATTGCGTTTGTCGCCGCCTCTAAAAAGGAAGGCGACGTCTTCAACTGGTTACTTGCCTTATCTGGGTTGTCATCCCTTTTCACATGGGGTGGTATTTGTATTTGTCACATCCGTTTCAGAAAGGCGTTGACCGCCCAAGGTAGAGACCTGGATGAGCTGTCTTTCAAATCTCCTACAGGTGTTTGGGGGTCCTACTGGGGTTTGTTTATGGTTGTTATTATGTTCATTGCCCAATTCTACGTTGCTTTATTCCCCGTAGGTGGTTCTCCAAGCGCAGAGGGTTTCTTTGAAGCTTATCTGTCCTTCCCACTTGTCATGGCTATGTATATCGGACACAAAATCTACAAGAGAAACTGGAAGTTTTTCATTCCCGCAGAAGAAATGGACATTGATACTGGTAGAAGGGAAGTCGATTTGGAGCTGttaaaacaagaaattgcagaagaaaaggcaATTATGGCCACCAAACCAAGATGGTACAGAATCTGGAATTTCTGGTGTTGA
- the NAP1 gene encoding histone chaperone NAP1 (similar to Saccharomyces cerevisiae NAP1 (YKR048C); ancestral locus Anc_1.235) has translation MSDPIRTKPKSSMQIDNAPTPHNTPASVLNPSYLKNGNPVRAQAQEQDDKIGTINEEDILANQPLLLQSIQDRLGSLVGQDSGYVGGLPKKVKEKLLSLKTLQNELFEAEKEFQVEMFELENRFLQKYKPIWEQRSKIISGEEQPKPEQIAKGQEIVESLNETELLVDDEEEGEKDAEEEQMKGIPSFWLTALENLPIVCDTITDRDAQVLEYLQDVGLEYLTDGRPGFKLLFKFDSSTNTFFTNDTLHKTYFYQKELGYSGDFIYDHAEGCEIDWKDNAHNVTVDLEMRKQRNKTTKQVRTIEKITPIESFFNFFDPPKIQNEDQDEELEDDLEERLALDYSIGEQLKDKLIPRAVDWFTGAALEFEFEEEEDEEEVDDDDEEDDDHDVDDDDDDGESAEEQDDFAGKPEQAPECKQS, from the coding sequence ATGTCAGACCCTATTAGAACGAAACCCAAGTCGTCGATGCAGATCGACAACGCCCCCACGCCTCACAACACCCCAGCATCGGTTCTGAATCCGAGCTATTTGAAAAACGGGAACCCAGTGAGGGCCCAGGCACAAGAGCAGGATGACAAGATCGGGACTATCAACGAGGAGGACATTTTGGCTAATCAACCTTTGCTGTTGCAGTCGATCCAAGACAGACTGGGTTCGCTGGTGGGCCAGGACAGCGGATACGTGGGAGGTCTGCCTAAGAAGGTTAAGGAAAAGCTGCTGAGCCTAAAGACGCTGCAGAACGAACTCTTTGAGGCGGAAAAGGAATTCCAGGTCGAGATGTTTGAGTTGGAGAACAGGTTTCTGCAAAAGTACAAGCCTATTTGGGAGCAACGGTCTAAGATCATCTCAGGAGAGGAGCAACCCAAGCCCGAGCAAATCGCCAAGGGCCAGGAGATTGTGGAGTCATTGAACGAGACGGAGTTGCTGGTGGACGACGAAGAGGAAGGCGAAAAGGACGCAGAGGAAGAGCAAATGAAGGGAATTCCTTCATTCTGGCTGACTGCGTTGGAGAACTTGCCCATCGTTTGCGATACAATCACCGATCGTGACGCGCAAGTGCTGGAGTATCTGCAAGACGTTGGGTTGGAATATTTGACCGACGGAAGACCGGGTTTCAAGCTGTTGTTCAAGTTTGATTCTTCCACCAACACATTCTTCACCAACGACACTCTACACAAGACCTACTTCTACCAGAAGGAGCTGGGTTACTCAGGTGACTTCATCTACGACCACGCAGAAGGTTGCGAGATCGACTGGAAGGACAACGCCCACAACGTGACTGTGGACCTTGAAATGCGCAAACAAAGAAACAAGACGACCAAGCAGGTAAGGACCATCGAGAAGATCACCCCCATAGAAtccttcttcaatttctttgatcCTCCTAAGATCCAAAACGAAGATCAAGACGAGGAGCTGGAAGACGACCTCGAAGAACGTTTAGCTCTAGACTACTCCATTGGCGAACAGCTCAAGGACAAGCTGATTCCTCGAGCCGTGGACTGGTTTACCGGCGCTGCCTTggaatttgaatttgaagaagaagaagacgaagaagaagtggatgacgatgatgaagaagacgatgaCCACGATGTGGACGACGACGACGACGATGGAGAATCCGCTGAAGAACAGGATGATTTTGCGGGCAAACCAGAGCAAGCACCAGAGTGCAAACAGTCATGA
- the FMP46 gene encoding putative redox protein (similar to Saccharomyces cerevisiae FMP46 (YKR049C); ancestral locus Anc_1.231) — protein sequence MSFWKTLQRQPRTISLFTNDISSNIKSQKCLQLLKGDVSHRFDVEIANRFPTWDQLQYMRTLCPQGLVSLQRQIPKLDSVLKYKHTDPAFGMDLQKCVQKGLWNPKEALWVDWENKLVGNEPEDIDKHIIQRK from the coding sequence ATGTCATTCTGGAAAACACTGCAAAGACAGCCACGTACCATCTCGTTGTTCACCAACGACATCTCGTCCAACATCAAGTCACAGAAGTGCCTCCAGTTGCTAAAGGGAGACGTGTCTCATCGGTTCGACGTTGAGATTGCCAACCGTTTTCCCACGTGGGACCAGCTGCAGTACATGAGAACATTGTGCCCGCAGGGCCTAGTTTCATTGCAAAGACAGATCCCCAAGCTCGATTCAGTGCTCAAATACAAGCACACAGACCCAGCGTTCGGGATGGATCTGCAGAAATGTGTCCAGAAGGGACTGTGGAACCCAAAGGAGGCGCTGTGGGTCGACTGGGAGAACAAGCTGGTGGGCAACGAGCCTGAAGACATTGACAAGCACATCATCCAGCGCAAGTAG
- the SMKI11G2510 gene encoding uncharacterized protein (similar to Saccharomyces cerevisiae YKR045C; ancestral locus Anc_1.237) produces the protein MSNNHHTFQGRRNKLSVWVKKIINTTTTTNASVSSSKPRHGTRAGPTRAKRTELDSEATINSSLRPMVDRSSLQSSESDDEGDHRVVWDEPPADKVKQQQQCDNASVIPLVSFCSSSVKSSTFSDIHSIQSTRPTIFSNRTLETNSSVLAIPPQSIVDRSRTLPPSNASNTTTRRP, from the coding sequence ATGTCGAATAATCATCACACGTTCCagggaagaagaaataaactttCAGTGTgggtgaaaaaaatcataaatACCACTACAACTACCAATGCATCGGTCTCGAGCAGTAAACCAAGACATGGCACTAGGGCTGGCCCCACAAGAGCTAAACGTACAGAGTTGGACTCGGAAGCCACCATCAACTCGTCGCTGCGACCCATGGTTGATCGAAGCTCGTTGCAGTCGAGCGAATCCGACGACGAAGGAGATCATAGGGTAGTATGGGATGAACCACCAGCAGATAAAGTcaagcagcagcagcagtgTGACAACGCAAGCGTCATTCCTTTGGTTTCGTTTTGTTCCTCCTCGGTCAAGTCGTCTACTTTCTCAGACATACATTCAATACAGTCTACCAGGCCCACTATATTCTCTAACAGGACGCTTGAGACGAACTCCAGCGTTTTGGCCATTCCACCACAGAGTATTGTAGATCGGTCAAGAACTCTCCCGCCGTCGAATGCAAGCAATACTACGACAAGAAGACCATGA